One window of Blastocatellia bacterium genomic DNA carries:
- a CDS encoding long-chain fatty acid--CoA ligase, which produces MQSTMQDRPLTINHIFEHSRRVHASSEVVTFMGDGCRRARYAEVGDRAERLAAALKRLGVNQGDRVGTFCWNTQEHLEAYFAIPCMGAVLHTLNLRLFPEQLTYVINHAEDRVIIVDDTLVPLLARVAPELKSVQHYIVVGSGDASALGEVLRYEELLAAESLGFDWPEIDERAAAAMCYTSGTTGNPKGVVYSHRSTYLHSLASCAGYIFSFTERDRILPIVPMFHANAWGLPYSGWTAGADFIMPSRFLQAEPLCRLIASERPTFTGAVPTIWNEVLRYSEGRELDFSSIRMVICGGSAVPRSLMERFQEKFGVRIIQAWGMTETSPLAALSFAPKDSRPEEEFDWRCRTGRVEPGVEIRLTDLDTVLDWDGQSVGEIEVRGPWITASYYGDDTPEKFHDGWLRTGDVGTIDERGFIQITDRAKDVIKSGGEWISTVELENALMAHPDIIEAAVIGVPDEKWDERPLACVVLKEKAAATPDQLRAFLATRVARWWIPERWSFISEVPKTSVGKFDKKVLRARREHNELEIIEAGTRAAGDA; this is translated from the coding sequence CCGCCTTGAAACGGTTGGGCGTCAATCAGGGCGACCGCGTCGGCACCTTCTGCTGGAACACCCAGGAACACCTCGAAGCCTACTTCGCCATTCCCTGCATGGGCGCGGTGCTGCACACGCTCAACCTGCGGCTCTTTCCCGAACAGCTCACCTACGTCATCAACCACGCCGAAGACCGCGTCATTATCGTTGACGACACGCTGGTGCCGCTGCTGGCCCGCGTCGCGCCTGAGCTGAAGAGTGTCCAACATTACATTGTTGTAGGCAGTGGCGACGCCTCGGCGCTCGGCGAGGTGCTGCGTTATGAAGAACTGCTTGCCGCGGAGTCTCTGGGTTTTGACTGGCCGGAGATTGACGAGCGCGCGGCGGCGGCGATGTGTTACACCAGCGGCACGACCGGCAACCCGAAAGGCGTCGTCTATTCGCACCGCTCAACCTATCTGCACTCGCTTGCGAGTTGCGCCGGCTACATCTTCAGCTTTACCGAGCGCGACCGCATCCTGCCCATCGTGCCGATGTTCCATGCGAACGCCTGGGGCTTGCCTTATTCGGGATGGACGGCGGGCGCTGACTTCATCATGCCGTCGCGCTTTCTACAAGCCGAACCATTGTGCCGCCTGATTGCCAGCGAGCGCCCGACCTTCACCGGCGCGGTGCCGACGATCTGGAATGAAGTGCTGCGCTACAGCGAAGGGCGCGAGCTGGATTTTTCGTCAATACGCATGGTGATCTGCGGCGGCTCGGCGGTGCCGCGCAGCTTGATGGAGCGCTTCCAGGAAAAGTTCGGCGTCCGCATTATCCAGGCATGGGGCATGACCGAAACCAGCCCGCTCGCCGCCCTCTCTTTCGCGCCCAAAGACAGCCGGCCCGAAGAAGAGTTCGACTGGCGCTGCCGCACAGGGCGCGTCGAGCCCGGCGTTGAGATTCGCCTGACCGACCTGGATACGGTGCTGGATTGGGACGGCCAGTCCGTAGGCGAGATAGAGGTCCGCGGCCCGTGGATCACCGCCAGCTATTACGGCGACGACACGCCGGAGAAGTTTCACGACGGCTGGCTGCGCACAGGCGATGTCGGGACCATAGACGAGCGCGGCTTCATTCAAATCACCGACCGCGCCAAGGACGTGATCAAGTCGGGCGGCGAGTGGATTTCGACTGTCGAATTAGAGAACGCTTTGATGGCGCACCCCGACATCATTGAAGCGGCGGTCATCGGCGTGCCCGACGAGAAGTGGGACGAGCGCCCGCTGGCCTGCGTCGTCTTGAAAGAAAAGGCGGCGGCGACGCCCGATCAACTGCGCGCTTTTCTGGCCACGCGCGTCGCCCGCTGGTGGATACCAGAGCGCTGGTCGTTCATCAGCGAAGTGCCGAAGACCAGCGTCGGCAAATTCGATAAGAAAGTCCTGCGCGCCCGCCGCGAGCACAATGAGCTAGAGATCATCGAAGCCGGCACGCGCGCCGCCGGCGATGCCTAA